In Ovis canadensis isolate MfBH-ARS-UI-01 breed Bighorn chromosome 3, ARS-UI_OviCan_v2, whole genome shotgun sequence, one DNA window encodes the following:
- the GTF3C5 gene encoding general transcription factor 3C polypeptide 5 isoform X1, protein MAAAAAVDARPGAAIPVELRRERRMVCVEYPGVVRDVSNMLRTLGGEEGVSRIYADATKRLELYFRPKDPYCHPVCANRFSTNSLLLRIKRKTRRQSGALGPEARPQVTYDIESLGVVSTVFKFQGMSDFQYLAVHTEADGRQVSMYDKVLMLKPQKESFFHQDLPLYIPPPIFSRLDTPVDYYYRPETQHREGYNNPAVSGENLIGLSRARRPHNAIFVNFEGDEVPERPMEAAVQTWKKVCTNPVDHRVEAELRKLFDIRPIWSRNALKANISVHPDKLKILLPFVAYYMITGPWRSLWIRFGYDPRKRPEAKIYQVLDFRIRCGMKYVTCGSCRAGQASGQCPSPACGYAPSDMPVKAKRSTYNYSLPITVKKTNPCRGPLAASQLVTMHDLKQGLGPSGSATAQKSSPNKYKLKDSVYIFQEGALPPYRQMFYQFCDLNVEELQRVIHRNDGAESSCTERDGWCLPKTTDELRDTMSLMIRQTIRSKRPALFSSPTKADSGKEQLTGESGEDEEEEEDEEEEEFKPSDGSENEMETEILDYV, encoded by the exons ATCTACGCAGATGCCACCAAGAGGCTGGAGCTTTACTTCCGGCCCAAGGACCCCTACTGCCACCCTGTGTGTGCCAACCGCTTCAGTACCAACAGCCTGCTGCTCCGGATCAAGCGGAAGACCAGGCGACAGAGTGGGGCGCTGGGGCCTGAGGCTCGCCCTCAGGTCACGTACGACATAGAGAGCCTTGGAGTCGTCTCCACAGTCTTCAAATTTCAAG GGATGTCCGACTTCCAGTACCTGGCGGTACACACAGAGGCGGACGGCAGGCAGGTGTCCATGTACGACAAGGTGCTCATGCTCAAGCCCCAGAAGGAGAGCTTCTTCCACCAGGACCTGCCACTCTACATCCCCCCGCCCATCTTCTCCAGGCTGGACACGCCGGTGGACTACTACTACCGCCCAGAGACACAGCACCG GGAAGGCTACAACAATCCTGCCGTCTCGGGCGAGAACCTGATCGGCCTGAGCAGGGCCCGGCGCCCCCACAACGCCATCTTTGTCAACTTTGAGGGGGACGAGGTGCCCGAGCGGCCGATGGAGGCCGCGGTCCAGACATGGAAGAAGGTCTGCAccaaccccgtggaccacagaGTGGAGGCGGAGCTGAGGAAG CTGTTTGACATCCGTCCTATCTGGTCACGCAACGCCCTCAAGGCCAACATCAGTGTCCACCCCGACAAGCTCAAGATCTTGCTGCCCTTCGTGGCCTATTACATG ATAACAGGCCCCTGGAGAAGCCTGTGGATTCGATTTGGATATGACCCCCGAAAACGCCCAGAGGCCAAGATTTATCAAGTGCTTGACTTCCGAATCCGATGTGGAATGAAATACG TTACTTGCGGCTCCTGCCGTGCAGGCCAGGCGTCCGGTCAGTGTCCGTCCCCCGCCTGCG GTTACGCCCCCAGCGACATGCCCGTCAAGGCCAAGCGCAGCACCTACAACTACAGCCTCCCCATCACCGTCAAAAAGACCA ACCCCTGCCGTGGTCCCCTCGCAGCCAGCCAGCTCGTCACCATGCATGACCTGAAGCAAGGCCTGGGCCCCTCAGGGTCGGCCACTGCACAGAAGTCGAGTCCCAACAAGTACAAGCTCAAG GACTCGGTCTACATCTTCCAGGAGGGGGCCTTGCCGCCGTACCGACAGATGTTCTACCAGTTCTGTGACCTGAACGTGGAGGA GCTGCAGAGAGTCATTCACCGCAATGACGGGGCGGAGAGCTCGTGCACTGAGCGGGACGGCTGGTGCCTCCCCAAGACCACGGACGAGCTGAGGGACACCATGTCCCTCATGATCCGGCAGACCATCCGCTCCAAGAGGCCTG CTCTCTTCTCCAGCCCGACCAAAGCGGACAGTGGGAAAGAGCAGCTGACCGGTGAGTCCGGGgaagacgaggaggaggaggaagacgaggaggaggaggagttcaAGCCGTCCGACGGGAGCGAGAACGAGATGGAGACGGAGATCCTGGACTACGTGTAA
- the GTF3C5 gene encoding general transcription factor 3C polypeptide 5 isoform X3 — MAAAAAVDARPGAAIPVELRRERRMVCVEYPGVVRDVSNMLRTLGGEEGVSRIYADATKRLELYFRPKDPYCHPVCANRFSTNSLLLRIKRKTRRQSGALGPEARPQVTYDIESLGVVSTVFKFQGMSDFQYLAVHTEADGRQVSMYDKVLMLKPQKESFFHQDLPLYIPPPIFSRLDTPVDYYYRPETQHREGYNNPAVSGENLIGLSRARRPHNAIFVNFEGDEVPERPMEAAVQTWKKVCTNPVDHRVEAELRKLFDIRPIWSRNALKANISVHPDKLKILLPFVAYYMITGPWRSLWIRFGYDPRKRPEAKIYQVLDFRIRCGMKYGYAPSDMPVKAKRSTYNYSLPITVKKTNPCRGPLAASQLVTMHDLKQGLGPSGSATAQKSSPNKYKLKDSVYIFQEGALPPYRQMFYQFCDLNVEELQRVIHRNDGAESSCTERDGWCLPKTTDELRDTMSLMIRQTIRSKRPALFSSPTKADSGKEQLTGESGEDEEEEEDEEEEEFKPSDGSENEMETEILDYV; from the exons ATCTACGCAGATGCCACCAAGAGGCTGGAGCTTTACTTCCGGCCCAAGGACCCCTACTGCCACCCTGTGTGTGCCAACCGCTTCAGTACCAACAGCCTGCTGCTCCGGATCAAGCGGAAGACCAGGCGACAGAGTGGGGCGCTGGGGCCTGAGGCTCGCCCTCAGGTCACGTACGACATAGAGAGCCTTGGAGTCGTCTCCACAGTCTTCAAATTTCAAG GGATGTCCGACTTCCAGTACCTGGCGGTACACACAGAGGCGGACGGCAGGCAGGTGTCCATGTACGACAAGGTGCTCATGCTCAAGCCCCAGAAGGAGAGCTTCTTCCACCAGGACCTGCCACTCTACATCCCCCCGCCCATCTTCTCCAGGCTGGACACGCCGGTGGACTACTACTACCGCCCAGAGACACAGCACCG GGAAGGCTACAACAATCCTGCCGTCTCGGGCGAGAACCTGATCGGCCTGAGCAGGGCCCGGCGCCCCCACAACGCCATCTTTGTCAACTTTGAGGGGGACGAGGTGCCCGAGCGGCCGATGGAGGCCGCGGTCCAGACATGGAAGAAGGTCTGCAccaaccccgtggaccacagaGTGGAGGCGGAGCTGAGGAAG CTGTTTGACATCCGTCCTATCTGGTCACGCAACGCCCTCAAGGCCAACATCAGTGTCCACCCCGACAAGCTCAAGATCTTGCTGCCCTTCGTGGCCTATTACATG ATAACAGGCCCCTGGAGAAGCCTGTGGATTCGATTTGGATATGACCCCCGAAAACGCCCAGAGGCCAAGATTTATCAAGTGCTTGACTTCCGAATCCGATGTGGAATGAAATACG GTTACGCCCCCAGCGACATGCCCGTCAAGGCCAAGCGCAGCACCTACAACTACAGCCTCCCCATCACCGTCAAAAAGACCA ACCCCTGCCGTGGTCCCCTCGCAGCCAGCCAGCTCGTCACCATGCATGACCTGAAGCAAGGCCTGGGCCCCTCAGGGTCGGCCACTGCACAGAAGTCGAGTCCCAACAAGTACAAGCTCAAG GACTCGGTCTACATCTTCCAGGAGGGGGCCTTGCCGCCGTACCGACAGATGTTCTACCAGTTCTGTGACCTGAACGTGGAGGA GCTGCAGAGAGTCATTCACCGCAATGACGGGGCGGAGAGCTCGTGCACTGAGCGGGACGGCTGGTGCCTCCCCAAGACCACGGACGAGCTGAGGGACACCATGTCCCTCATGATCCGGCAGACCATCCGCTCCAAGAGGCCTG CTCTCTTCTCCAGCCCGACCAAAGCGGACAGTGGGAAAGAGCAGCTGACCGGTGAGTCCGGGgaagacgaggaggaggaggaagacgaggaggaggaggagttcaAGCCGTCCGACGGGAGCGAGAACGAGATGGAGACGGAGATCCTGGACTACGTGTAA
- the GTF3C5 gene encoding general transcription factor 3C polypeptide 5 isoform X2: MAAAAAVDARPGAAIPVELRRERRMVCVEYPGVVRDVSNMLRTLGGEEGVSRIYADATKRLELYFRPKDPYCHPVCANRFSTNSLLLRIKRKTRRQSGALGPEARPQVTYDIESLGVVSTVFKFQGMSDFQYLAVHTEADGRQVSMYDKVLMLKPQKESFFHQDLPLYIPPPIFSRLDTPVDYYYRPETQHREGYNNPAVSGENLIGLSRARRPHNAIFVNFEGDEVPERPMEAAVQTWKKVCTNPVDHRVEAELRKLFDIRPIWSRNALKANISVHPDKLKILLPFVAYYMITGPWRSLWIRFGYDPRKRPEAKIYQVLDFRIRCGMKYVTCGSCRAGQASGQCPSPACGYAPSDMPVKAKRSTYNYSLPITVKKTTSQLVTMHDLKQGLGPSGSATAQKSSPNKYKLKDSVYIFQEGALPPYRQMFYQFCDLNVEELQRVIHRNDGAESSCTERDGWCLPKTTDELRDTMSLMIRQTIRSKRPALFSSPTKADSGKEQLTGESGEDEEEEEDEEEEEFKPSDGSENEMETEILDYV; the protein is encoded by the exons ATCTACGCAGATGCCACCAAGAGGCTGGAGCTTTACTTCCGGCCCAAGGACCCCTACTGCCACCCTGTGTGTGCCAACCGCTTCAGTACCAACAGCCTGCTGCTCCGGATCAAGCGGAAGACCAGGCGACAGAGTGGGGCGCTGGGGCCTGAGGCTCGCCCTCAGGTCACGTACGACATAGAGAGCCTTGGAGTCGTCTCCACAGTCTTCAAATTTCAAG GGATGTCCGACTTCCAGTACCTGGCGGTACACACAGAGGCGGACGGCAGGCAGGTGTCCATGTACGACAAGGTGCTCATGCTCAAGCCCCAGAAGGAGAGCTTCTTCCACCAGGACCTGCCACTCTACATCCCCCCGCCCATCTTCTCCAGGCTGGACACGCCGGTGGACTACTACTACCGCCCAGAGACACAGCACCG GGAAGGCTACAACAATCCTGCCGTCTCGGGCGAGAACCTGATCGGCCTGAGCAGGGCCCGGCGCCCCCACAACGCCATCTTTGTCAACTTTGAGGGGGACGAGGTGCCCGAGCGGCCGATGGAGGCCGCGGTCCAGACATGGAAGAAGGTCTGCAccaaccccgtggaccacagaGTGGAGGCGGAGCTGAGGAAG CTGTTTGACATCCGTCCTATCTGGTCACGCAACGCCCTCAAGGCCAACATCAGTGTCCACCCCGACAAGCTCAAGATCTTGCTGCCCTTCGTGGCCTATTACATG ATAACAGGCCCCTGGAGAAGCCTGTGGATTCGATTTGGATATGACCCCCGAAAACGCCCAGAGGCCAAGATTTATCAAGTGCTTGACTTCCGAATCCGATGTGGAATGAAATACG TTACTTGCGGCTCCTGCCGTGCAGGCCAGGCGTCCGGTCAGTGTCCGTCCCCCGCCTGCG GTTACGCCCCCAGCGACATGCCCGTCAAGGCCAAGCGCAGCACCTACAACTACAGCCTCCCCATCACCGTCAAAAAGACCA CCAGCCAGCTCGTCACCATGCATGACCTGAAGCAAGGCCTGGGCCCCTCAGGGTCGGCCACTGCACAGAAGTCGAGTCCCAACAAGTACAAGCTCAAG GACTCGGTCTACATCTTCCAGGAGGGGGCCTTGCCGCCGTACCGACAGATGTTCTACCAGTTCTGTGACCTGAACGTGGAGGA GCTGCAGAGAGTCATTCACCGCAATGACGGGGCGGAGAGCTCGTGCACTGAGCGGGACGGCTGGTGCCTCCCCAAGACCACGGACGAGCTGAGGGACACCATGTCCCTCATGATCCGGCAGACCATCCGCTCCAAGAGGCCTG CTCTCTTCTCCAGCCCGACCAAAGCGGACAGTGGGAAAGAGCAGCTGACCGGTGAGTCCGGGgaagacgaggaggaggaggaagacgaggaggaggaggagttcaAGCCGTCCGACGGGAGCGAGAACGAGATGGAGACGGAGATCCTGGACTACGTGTAA
- the GTF3C5 gene encoding general transcription factor 3C polypeptide 5 isoform X4 yields MAAAAAVDARPGAAIPVELRRERRMVCVEYPGVVRDVSNMLRTLGGEEGVSRIYADATKRLELYFRPKDPYCHPVCANRFSTNSLLLRIKRKTRRQSGALGPEARPQVTYDIESLGVVSTVFKFQGMSDFQYLAVHTEADGRQVSMYDKVLMLKPQKESFFHQDLPLYIPPPIFSRLDTPVDYYYRPETQHREGYNNPAVSGENLIGLSRARRPHNAIFVNFEGDEVPERPMEAAVQTWKKVCTNPVDHRVEAELRKLFDIRPIWSRNALKANISVHPDKLKILLPFVAYYMITGPWRSLWIRFGYDPRKRPEAKIYQVLDFRIRCGMKYGYAPSDMPVKAKRSTYNYSLPITVKKTTSQLVTMHDLKQGLGPSGSATAQKSSPNKYKLKDSVYIFQEGALPPYRQMFYQFCDLNVEELQRVIHRNDGAESSCTERDGWCLPKTTDELRDTMSLMIRQTIRSKRPALFSSPTKADSGKEQLTGESGEDEEEEEDEEEEEFKPSDGSENEMETEILDYV; encoded by the exons ATCTACGCAGATGCCACCAAGAGGCTGGAGCTTTACTTCCGGCCCAAGGACCCCTACTGCCACCCTGTGTGTGCCAACCGCTTCAGTACCAACAGCCTGCTGCTCCGGATCAAGCGGAAGACCAGGCGACAGAGTGGGGCGCTGGGGCCTGAGGCTCGCCCTCAGGTCACGTACGACATAGAGAGCCTTGGAGTCGTCTCCACAGTCTTCAAATTTCAAG GGATGTCCGACTTCCAGTACCTGGCGGTACACACAGAGGCGGACGGCAGGCAGGTGTCCATGTACGACAAGGTGCTCATGCTCAAGCCCCAGAAGGAGAGCTTCTTCCACCAGGACCTGCCACTCTACATCCCCCCGCCCATCTTCTCCAGGCTGGACACGCCGGTGGACTACTACTACCGCCCAGAGACACAGCACCG GGAAGGCTACAACAATCCTGCCGTCTCGGGCGAGAACCTGATCGGCCTGAGCAGGGCCCGGCGCCCCCACAACGCCATCTTTGTCAACTTTGAGGGGGACGAGGTGCCCGAGCGGCCGATGGAGGCCGCGGTCCAGACATGGAAGAAGGTCTGCAccaaccccgtggaccacagaGTGGAGGCGGAGCTGAGGAAG CTGTTTGACATCCGTCCTATCTGGTCACGCAACGCCCTCAAGGCCAACATCAGTGTCCACCCCGACAAGCTCAAGATCTTGCTGCCCTTCGTGGCCTATTACATG ATAACAGGCCCCTGGAGAAGCCTGTGGATTCGATTTGGATATGACCCCCGAAAACGCCCAGAGGCCAAGATTTATCAAGTGCTTGACTTCCGAATCCGATGTGGAATGAAATACG GTTACGCCCCCAGCGACATGCCCGTCAAGGCCAAGCGCAGCACCTACAACTACAGCCTCCCCATCACCGTCAAAAAGACCA CCAGCCAGCTCGTCACCATGCATGACCTGAAGCAAGGCCTGGGCCCCTCAGGGTCGGCCACTGCACAGAAGTCGAGTCCCAACAAGTACAAGCTCAAG GACTCGGTCTACATCTTCCAGGAGGGGGCCTTGCCGCCGTACCGACAGATGTTCTACCAGTTCTGTGACCTGAACGTGGAGGA GCTGCAGAGAGTCATTCACCGCAATGACGGGGCGGAGAGCTCGTGCACTGAGCGGGACGGCTGGTGCCTCCCCAAGACCACGGACGAGCTGAGGGACACCATGTCCCTCATGATCCGGCAGACCATCCGCTCCAAGAGGCCTG CTCTCTTCTCCAGCCCGACCAAAGCGGACAGTGGGAAAGAGCAGCTGACCGGTGAGTCCGGGgaagacgaggaggaggaggaagacgaggaggaggaggagttcaAGCCGTCCGACGGGAGCGAGAACGAGATGGAGACGGAGATCCTGGACTACGTGTAA